The following is a genomic window from Adhaeribacter radiodurans.
AGTAAACGAAACTTATTACTTTTTAAAATGCTGATGCTGCTGGTTAAAGAAGATTTGGATTACACGCAGTCCAAAAAGAAAGGAGAGACCTTATTGCAACGCCTCAAAACCACACCTGTTCCCGGCGATGCTTACGCTGAAATTGAGATTATTCCTTACGAACATCTTTGGACCTTAATTCTAGAAATGTTAAAGGAATAATCCTAAAGTTACCGGCTAAGCCATTGTACCATTTTAACGTGTGTCCGAGGTAAGCACCTATCTACGCAAAGGATAATTAATTGCACTAGCCAGAAAGGTAAAGTTCTATTTATCCTGTTATTACTGTCTATTTGAGTCAATCAGGAGGGGTTTCCTGCTTTAATTTATAATTATCTTTATCTCGGCACGCAAATTATTCTAGTTACTGTTTAACGAGCTCTTACCGGCATTTACTAAGGCTTCCATTTTAGGTTTCCCAATTACTTTATAGGGTCCTTGACCTTTTAGAATAGCCACGTATTTGTTTTTATCCGTAAGTACTTTTATAGCTTCTTTTACATCTACGTCGGTTTTAAACGAAGTCTCCAAACGACCTTTCTGAAAATAATAACGCGATACAATTTCACTTTCTAAAATCTCTTTTATTTCATCCTGACAGCGGCTTAAATCATCTTTTTTGTTTTGTACCAGCTTATTTTTCAGGGCATTGTATTCTAGTTTAATATCCTCAAAATACTTTTCCTTTTCGGCAATACTTTTTAACTCTTCCAGGTTCTTCTCACTCTTGGTAGTGTAGTTGTAATCTTTATCAGACAAGTATTTAGTAAATTCCTGGAAATCCGTATCGCTCAGATTAAAGGAACGAGCCGAAGGGATGGACGCATGGGTCATGCGGTAACGGGTGGCAAAATCAAAGTGTAAAGATTTGCTGATGATACTATAAGCAATGTTGTGGTAGCTTTTCTCTTTAGTAACTAAATCGGGGTAAATGCCATTGCCATCGTAAACAGATCGGCCGTTGGTGGTTTTATACTCCGCCATTAACGAATCGGATACTCTTCGAACGCTGCCGTCCGGGTTACGGTGTGCGTAATCCAAGGCCTGAATGCATCGGCCGCTGGGTGTATAGTATTTAGCAACCGTTACTTTTAACAACGAATTATAAGGCAGATTAATAGTTTGCTGCACCAGTCCTTTCCCAAAAGTACGGTTTCCGATAATAGTACCCCGATCCAGATCCTGAATAGCACCCGCTACAATCTCCGAAGCAGAGGCAGAACCCCGATCAACCAATACTACTAATGGAATAAGCGGATCTACCGGCGCTAAGGTGGCCTTGTACACCATGTCTTTGTCTTTTATTTTTGCTTTTTGCGTAACTATTTTATTGCCTTTTTCTACAAACAAGTTCACAATATCTACCGATTCCTGCACGATACCACCGCCATTACCGCGTAAATCCAAAACCAATGCATTTATCCGGTGTTGCCGCTTCAGATTTAATAAAGATTGTTTTACCTCCTGGGCAGAGTTCTCCAGGAACTTATCGAGTTTAATGTAACCAATGCTGTCTTGCAGCAAGCCCGTATAGGATACATTATTAAAAGTAATTACTTCGCGTAAAACTGTTTTTTCTAAAGGTTGTTTCTCGCCGTAGCGCTTTATGGCAAGTTTAACCGGAGCATCTTTTTGCCCTTTTAACATTTCGCTCACCGAACTACTTCCCCGCCCTTTTACAGATATACCGTTAACTGACAAAATCTCATCACCAGCCCGGATATCTGCCCGTTGCGCTGAAAAGCCTTCGTATGGTTCCGATACTATAATTTTATCTTTCCGGGTAAACACTGAAATTCCAATACCCGCGTATTGCTTACTCACGTAATTCATTTTAAAATCTTCGATATCAGATTCGGGAATGTATTCGGTGTAAGGGTCAAGGGAGCCGAGCATGGCATCAATGCCTTCGCGTACCAAGTCAGCGGGGCTAACTTCGTCTACGTAATGGCTGTTTAACTGCCGGTAGATAGAAGCAAACGTATCCAGGTTTTTGGCTATTTCGAAGTAACGGTCGGTAAACCCAAAAGAAAAAGCAAGTAAGAATAAGAGCAGATAGCTATAAATTACCTTGTGGTACGAAGAGAATAAATATTTTTTCATAACCCGAACAAATGCCGCAACATAAAAGAAACAACCTGGTGTAAAAAGTAATATTGTACAGAAAAAATTAGGTAAAACAGCCCCGCTTAAAATTACACGAATTTGTTTTAAAGTGTCATTCTTACCTTTATTTACTTACAACTATCTTTCTTTATAGACACACAATTGCGTTTTTTATACCCTACTCGCCGAACATTTTTTTACAGATTACAAATAAATAGCAGATGGACTGGAACAGCAAGATACCCGAATAAGGATATAAAGCGGTTAAACGAACATTGAAAACAAACTTGACAAAGCCGTAACTTAACCTGCAACCGTGGTTAGTTCTTCCAGCTTATACCCAACCCCGTGAATGGTAGAAATCCGCAGCGATGAGTCGGGACGCAGGTATTTGCGTAGTTTAGAAATAAAAACATCCATGCTCCGGGCCACAAAATAGCCGTTGTCTTCCCAAATGGTTTTTAAAATAAGCTCGCGTTTTACAATGGTGTTTAACTCTAAACATAACATCCGGAGCACATCAGCTTCTTTTTGCGTGAGCTGTTGTTTTTTATCTTGCACCCACAACAAAAGGTTAGGGTAATCGAGCTGACTTTTGCCGAAAGCTATAGTTGTTTTTGGGCTAGGTTTAGCAGTACTTTGGGTAGTGCGTTTTAAAATTGCTTTCAGGCGCAGGTTTAACTCTTCCAGGCGAAAAGGTTTGGTAAGGTAATCATCGGCACCTAAGCGCAAACCGTGAATCCGGTCGTCGGGCTGGGCTTTAGCCGTCAGAAAAATGAAAGGAATAAAAGCATTCTTTTTACGAATTTCCTCGGCCAGGGTAAAACCATCCAGTACGGGCAACATTACATCCAGAATACACAAGTCAAAAGTTTGTTGCGCAAATACCTGCAATCCGGTAAGGCCATCGGCACATAACTGCACTGTATAGCCTTCGTTTTCCAGGTTATCCTGTACCAGAAAGCCTAGGTTTTCGTCGTCTTCTACGAGTAAAATGCGTATCACTTTTATTAAGCTTTGCTTAAATATTGACTCTTTGATTTCTATTGTAGTAGAAACCTAAATTACCTTTACTATATTCCTAGACACCAACAAATTGACAAATTTACTATTTACCTTAAGCGCGAAACGGTAAATACACTTCAAAGCAGCTGCCTTGGTTCTCCTGACTTTTTACTCGAACAGAACCTTGGTGTGCCTGAATAATATTTTTAACGTAGCTTAACCCAAGCCCAAAACCCCGCACATTGTGAATATTACCGCTAGGCACCCGGTAAAACGTGTCGAAAATAAATTGTTGTACTTCTTTCCGGATTCCCTGGCCCTTATCGGCAATAGAAATTAAAATGCCCTGTTGGTAGTTGCGCGTCGAGATTTGGATATTAGGTGTTTGCGGCGAATATTTTTCGGCGTTGTCGAGTAAGTTATACAAAGCATTAGTCAGATGCAGGCTATCGGCTTCAATGGTTGCTTTTTCGGCGTTTAAACAGCAGGTAACCTGGCCCGAGCGTTTCTGTAACCGCAGGCTAAGCCGTTGCAAACTATCTTGGAGCAGTTGGTGTACATTAATGCTGGTTTTATTAAGGCTCATAGCTTTTCTTTCTAACTCGGCCATTTGCAACACCTGCTCTACCTGTGATTTTAACCGCTCGTTCTCCTGAAAAATAATCTGGTGATAACGTTGCGCTTTAGCAGCTGATAAATTAGAGTCGACGTTTTTTAAAATCTCGCTGGCAATAGCAATATTAGTAATGGGTGTTTGCAGTTCATGGGTCATGTTATTAATAAAATCTGCTTTTAGCTCAGATAACCGTTTTTCCTGCAAAATAGAATGGAGAGTATACGCAAAAAACACAATTACTATTAGTAAAGCCAAAGTAGAGTAAAGCCAGAGCTGCATTTCGCTGAGAATATGCGTGGTTTTAGTGGGGAAAGCCACCACAAAATTATAATGACCACTTGGTGCGGTTTGAATAGTAACTTCTTGATAATTTGCAACTTGCTTCAGTTTTAAAGTTGCCGGTACATAATTTCCAAAAACCAGTGTGTCATCTTCGGCATTTAAAATGCCATATTCATAAGGAATACTTAAATGCCGGCGGGCAAATTCCTGGCGCAGTAAAGTATCTAGTTCCTGGGCTTTTACCGGCGCATTTACTTCGGCCAGAAAAAAACTGGAAGTTAGTTGCTTAATTGGTTTAACTGTTATTACCGGATTTAATTGCTGCACTGTTTGGCTCATGGCCACCTGCACTGCCAGATTAAACTCCTTTTCTTCGGATTTAAAAGCTTTATTCAACCACAGTAACTGCACAGTTAGCAAGCCTCCTAAAGCTACTGTAGCCAGTACAATAATTATTCTGATTTTTCTGCGGCTCATAGTTTTAATCTTTTCTTTTCCGGAGCTTAAGTATTTAATTCAAAACGTTTCAATTTACAATATAAATAAACCATTGCGTTAACAGGCAATAAACTGCTTTATCAAGCTAGTTACTTTTCTAAAAAGCAGTGCGTTAACTCCATTTACTATCAAAAATAAGCTATTAAATCAGATTCCGGTTTTTTTTAACATTTCATTAACATCTTTTTACAAATCATTAACCAGGGTGCTTGCTTTTGCCGGGTATGTTTGCTGATACAACACAAACTTTGAAGTACATGCAACCGGCAGTTTTATTTAGCAAACGTAATTACCTGATTTTACTATTTGGACTGAGTATTCTGGTTATAGGCTTTATACTTATGTGTCTAGATGATAAACCTTATGGCTTTGGAGTGTTAGGGCTAACTGTTGGTCCGGCTTTAGTTGTAATTGGTTTATTAATTCCGTTCGGCTCTATTTTGCTTAAAAATAGTAATGACGGTAAGACTACCCCCATACCCAAGTTTGATAAGATTAATAATTGGATTGGTTGGCTCGTGTGTATCTTCAGTTTGGGCGTTTACTTAATTACCTTAGAACCTACTGCCAGCTTTTGGGACTGTGGCGAGTTTATTGCCGCAGCTTATAAATTGCAGGTACCGCACGCACCCGGTGCACCTTTGTTCTTGCTTTTAGGCCGCATGTTTTCATTGCTGGCTTTAGGAGAAGTAACCAAAGTTGCCTTTTGGATAAATAGTATCTCGGCTTTAGCCAGCGCTTTTACCGTGCTGTTTTTGTTCTGGACCATTACTATTTTAACCCGAAAAGCTGTTTTAAAATCGGAAACTACTCCTACCAACTGGCAAATATTTTTAATTATTAGCAGCGGCGTTATAGGTGCTTTAAGTTTTGCTTTTTCCGATTCGTTCTGGTTTTCGGCCGTTGAAGCTGAGGTATACGCCTTATCTTCTTTCTTTACGGCTTTTGTGGTTTGGGCCATGCTGAAATGGGAAAGCAGTTTTTCGCCTAAAGTGGGTTACCGCTGGCTCTTGCTTATTGCCTATTTAATGGGGCTTTCTATTGGAGTGCATTTGCTTAACCTGCTGGCTATTCCAGCTATGGCTTTTATTTACTATTACCGGCATTATTCTTTTACCTGGCGCGGTGCAGCACTTACTTTTGCTATTAGCCTGTTGCTGATTGGCCTATTTATGACTGGTATTATTACGGGTCTACCTACTTTAGCCGGGGCTTTCGAGTTATTCTTTGTCAATTCAGTTGGGTTACCTTTCCGGAGCGGATTAGTAATTTTCAGTTTGCTGTTTATAGGCTTGCTTTTGTACGGATTGCGCCGGGCCCATCAAAAACAAAAACCAGTAGCGCAACTGCTTCTGCTAAGCTTTATTTTTATCCTGGTTGGCTATTCTTCTTACCTGATAATTCCTATTCGCTCCAACTATAACCCTTTACTCGACGAAAATAATCCGGAAGATATTCTCAGCTTTATTGCCTACCTCAAACGGGAACAATACGAACAACGCCCACTATTGTACGGTCCGCAATACGCCACCGAATTAATTGACCAGGAACAAGGTAAACCGGAATATGTAAAAGGAAAAGAGCGATATGAAGTAGCCGATTACAAAATTGTACCCATTTACGACCCCAAAGGTTTGCAGCTTTTACCCCGGCTCTATAGTAAAGAACCAAGCCATTTAAATGAATACCAAAAATGGGTAACCATTGATAAGAATATACCGCCTACCTTCCGGCAAAACCTATTATACCTGTTGCGTTACCAGTTAAGCCACATGTACGGGCGGTATTTCCTGTGGAACTTTGTGGGGCGCGACAGTGATATTCAGCACGCAGGAGTTAACTGGCCCTGGAAAAGTAACCAACAACTGCCGTACCATATTGCCACCAACAAAGCCCGAAATGCGTACTATGCCTTACCCCTGCTGTTAGGGCTTCTCGGCTTTTGGTACCACTACCGGCGTCAGAAAAAGGATGCTACGGTGGTAGGCCTATTGTTCTTATTTACCGGTGCCGCCATTGCTTTTTACCTGAATCAGCCGCCTATAGAACCCCGGGAGCGGGATTATGCCTTTGTGGGTTCGTTTTATGCCTTTGCTATTTGGATAGGCTTGGGCGTACCAGCTTTAGCACATGGTTTCCGGCGAATTAGTAAATCTTTAGTAATTCCGATAGCCGTAGCTGCTGCTTTAGGCTTACTCATACCTATTCTTCTCCTTCAACAAAACTGGGACGACCACGACCGCTCTGAACGGTATTTTGCGACGGATATGGCCCGTAATATTCTTGCCTCTTGCGCTCCCAATGCAATTTTATTTACGAATGGAGATAACGATACTTTCCCGTTGTGGTACGCCCAGGAAGTTGAAGGTTTCCGGACGGATGTGCGGGTGATTGTGCTGAGCTACTTAAACACTGATTGGTACATTAGTCAGATGAAGCGGCCCGCCTATATCTCGGCTCCCTTACCTATTTCACTGGAAAAAGAACAATACCAGTTTAGCACAAATAGCTATTTACCTTACGTAGCTCAGCCGCAGGTGGCGAATGGCATGGATGTAACCCAGTTTATTTCCCTGGTAAAACACAATCACCCGGCATTACAGGTTCAGGCTCAGGATGGACGAATGTTTTTATCTTTTCCGACTAAAAAATTCTTTTTACCAATTAACAAAGCAGCGGTATTGCAACAAGGTATTATTCCGGCAGACCGCCAGGCACAAGTAGTTGAGCAGATGAATTGGGAAATTTCGCAAAATGGAATGGAGAAAAAGCAATTACTAATTTTTGATATTCTTGCTACTAATAACTGGCACCGACCGGTTTATTTTTCATCTACGTTGAACCAGGATGATTTCATGTACTTTAAACCTTACCTGCAAAACGAAGGCATGACTTACCGTTTACTCCCCGCCTTAAACCCTAATCCGGAACCGGAACCTTATGTAGCGAAAGAAATAATGTACCAAAACCTGATGCAGAAATTCCAATGGCGCAATTTGCAGAACCCGCGTATTTTTTACGACGAAACTTATCAGGCTACCTTGGTTACCAATTACCGCCAACAATTTTATGTTTTAGCCGAAGCTTATTTTATGGCTGGTGATGCCGCTCAAGCTAGAAATATAATTAATCGTTGCTTAACAGTTTTGCCCGACCAATCGTTGCCTTACGATTACCAAACCGTACAACTAGCCGAACTACTGGCCAAAACCGGCGAAAAAGAAAAAAGTGAAGCTATTCGGGATACAATAACCAAGCGGGCTACTCAGGCACTACAATATTATTTAACCGATACTAATTCTGTGTTTACCCGCGAAATTCAAATAAACCTGCTCACTCTGCAACAATTAACGGTAACAGCTCATAACCTAAACCAAAAGCAAAAAGCGGCAGAATTAGAGAATTTATTTATGACTTATTATAACCGGTTATAAGAGTTAAGTAAAAGGAAATAGTTTTTAAAGAAAATTAGAATAATAGAATCTGAAGGTAATAAGGAGGCCTGATCTTTTTGAAATTTGTAATAACGTCTAAATGTTTATGAAGTTGTGGCATTTGAAAAACGTCAACTTCAATTAGCCACAAAAGCAAAATAGTGATTTATAGGCGAATGACTAACGTCCAGCCACAATTTTATAAACACACTGTTGCCAGCAGTCTTTTTATTGGATATGCTTTGCAATCAAGTCAGCACCACCTATGTATCCCCTTTTGATTATGTCGCTCGAAAGTTCAATCAGATCTAATGTCCTGCCCGTTCCCGCAAGTAGATTATTGATAATGATTATAATCTCGTTTCTTTTAGTGTCAATCAGATCCATATCAGCTACTGCTTTACGGATTTTTGATTTGTTCCCTTTTCTTCCCAAATCCATAAGCATAGCATAAAAGTTATCATGATGCTTATAGTCGGGATTGTCCACATAAAAGTTATCACCAAAAAGCGTAACAATCGTCTTCAATTCGGACAAAAGCACTGCTATTTTTTTAAAGCTGTCTTTAAACTCCTTCGTTTTAAATTCTGACGCTTTCGAATATTCATCTACTAACGTTTTATCTCGTCGAAACAACTTTCCAGTATTTAATGCAGCTTGGGTATCATCTATTGCTTCATTTAATTGACGAAGGAATAATTCCCAAATACAAGATGTTCTAAATGCTGGTCTTTCAAATGCTGTCAAATGATTTTCTAAAAGTCTTTTATCTTCTTGCAGATATACTGTCTCAAATGATTTTTGTCCTCCTCTGACGGCATCTTTGTCTCTCAAAACATTTACTAGTTCCTGAAGTGTTTCATTATAATTATTGTCGTTTGTAAAATCAATATAGATTAACGGTGTCAGGATAGAAGGTATGTTACAAGGTTTTCGCAGTAACGGAATTATTGTCCTAAGTTTTGCTGCTGGGTCACGCATAATTGCAGTAGAACGTTCTAAAGCAACCCAATCTGATTTAAAAGCTTGAGGGGACATAACTAACCCAAGAAACCTGCTACCTGTTAAACCTTTCTCAAGTTCTTCAGGTAAATTAGCTCCTGGTTTAATATCCCATTTGTCAAAAAAGACTTTCAACGGTCGTCCTTCAGTATTGCTTTCAATATCGTAAGCTAACTTTTCTGTCCAAGGTTTGTCAGCGCCATTGTGGCTTAAGAAGATGTCATAGATGTAACTCATATAGCGGTAGTTTAAAATTGCTGGCAGCAGTAGTATATCACAAACTTAAGGTTTCTAAACACATCACTTACCTACTCAGAATTTTAACCTCAGTGCGGCGGTTGATTTGGTGTTCGAGTTCGGAGCAGGATACGCCGTCTTTGCAGCCGTTGAGCAGTTGCGTTTCGCCGTAACCTTTCGCAGTTAAACGGCTAGGATCAATGCCTTGGGAGATTATGTAGTTCACGGCGGCATCGGCGCGTAATTGCGATAACTTTCTGTTATATTCTCCGGTTTGGCGACTATCCGTATGGGAACCCAGTTCAATCCGGATAGTAGGATTATCTTGTAAAATGCGTACCAGTTTATCTAATTCTGGCTTGGCTTCCGGTCGAATATCATACTTATCAAAATCATAATAAATATTTTCCAGAATAATGGTACTGTTAATTGTATTGCGATCTAAAACAATACTTAGTTTTACCTGATCTGCTTCCGGTGGGCAATCCGGGGTGAGGTCGGTAGTTTTAACTAAATACCCTTCTTTATTAGCTTGTAATGTGTATGCCAGACCGGTTTTAACCGGAAAAGTAAAATTACCCTGCGCATCGGAATAAATATTACGTGCGGTGGTGTCACCCGCTAAATTAAAGCGAAGTAGTGCTCCGGCTACTGGTTTTTCTGTGAACTCTCCTTTTTTCTGTTGAACGCGTTCAATTACTCTACCGGCTACTAAACAAGGCGACCGTACCAGTTTAAACGCGTAAATATCGTCGGTGCCATTATCGCTGTTTCGATTAGAAGAAAGAAAACCGGCTTCTTTGGTTTGGTCGAATACAATTCCAAAATCGTCGGCAGAAGAATTAAGCGGATATTTTAAATTTTTTACATTTTTCCAGGTAGCACCTTTTCCTTCGGCCGAGAAAATATCTAAACCACCCATACCCGGATGTCCTTCCGAAGAAAAATATAGCTTATTGGTAGCGACAACTACTGGAAATACTTCTTTACCGGCCGTATTAATTTCTTTACCCGCATTAACCGGCTTACTCCAGGAGCCATCTGCCTGTTTCGTGCAATAGTAAATATCTGTATCGCCCAAGCCGCCCGGCATATCCGATACAAAATAAAGTATATTACCGTCCGGGGAAATGGCTGGGTGCCCTACCGAGTATGAACCGGTTTTGTTGTACGCAAATGGCTTTGGGTCGCCCCAGTTATCACCTTGTTTCCGGGCAATATAAATTTCCAGGCGGTTTACAATAGACTTTGGTTTATCGAACTTTACCCAACTAAACGGATCGGTATTGCCCTCTTTTACTTCGGTTTTAACCTGATTAATGCGGGTAAAATACAGCGTTTGCCCATCTGCGGACAAGGTTGCAGAACCATTATGGTATTGATTATTAATCGGTGCACCCAAAGCTACCGGTGAGCCAAAGCGGCCATCATTTTGTTTAGGAGCTAAATAAATTTTAGGATAGGGATTCCCCGTCCAGCCAGAAACTTTTTTACTTTTATCTTGCGGGCGGTCAGAAGTAAAGACCAAATCATTTTGGTATATAACCGGACTGAAATCAGAATTCTGAGAATTAATGTTTTCTGGTTTTTGCAGTTCGTACGGTTCTGGCTTTAGTAACCATAACTGGGCGCTATCGCAACCGGCAGCCAGTTGAGTTGCCAGGCTAGCCTGAGCCGGAACTCGCTGGCCAAATTGCTCATACAGCAATTTAGCCCGGTCGTATTTACCGTTCTTACGCGCCGCGTCGGCTGCGTATCTAAGGGCATCGGGTTTAAAATCAGGAAACTGAATTACCCGGTTGTACCATTGTTCGGCTTCCCTGGAATTATTTAATTGACGGTAGCACTCGGCAATGCGTTGGGTAAGATATAAGGTTGGTTTTTGATCTTTTAATAACTTTTGGTAAGCCGGTAATGCTAAAGCATATTGAAATTGGCTAAATAAAGCATCTGCTTCTTTCAAAGTTACCTTTTGTGCTTGTACCGGGTTATGAACCCAGACCAGCAGGATGAAAAAAGTTAAAGTAAGTCTGAAATATAAGTTCATGTATTTTGTCCTGTTCAAGCACCGGACTAAAAATTTAAAAATAACGAATACTTTGCGTTCTGCCTTCTTCTTTCCGGAAAAAGTAAAAACCTAAAGATAGTTCGTGCCCGGCATAATCCCGTAAGCTGGTTAAAGTAAAATCGTGAGCGTAGCCCACTTTAATTTTTTCGGTAAGATAAATTTCAGTAGCCAGCGCCCAGGCATTGGCTACGTCCAATTCCTGATAATTGTTTTTAAAGAGCTTAGTACCAGTCCGGTAAGAGCCCCCCAGCCAAATACGGTCCCCAATTAGCATAAAGGCATTTACATCAATGTTTGTGGGGCTCTTAAAATCTTCTTTCAATAAAAAGCTGGGTTTAAAAGTAAGCCAATCATTTAACGGGATAATATAACCAGAAGTAAGATAAAAGTGCCGGGCCGGTGTTACAATAAATTTATTTTTAAACCGGATCAGATTAGAAGCCGATAAACCTGCGTAAAAACGATCGGTATTAAAAAATAAACCGGCTTTAGTATCAGGTAAAATTGTACTAACCTTAGTAGTAGGAATACTAGGATCAAAGTTCAGGTCGTTGGGGTGCAGTTTGGTGCCATCGGTATAATACTCCGAAATACCTGCCGCAATGCCTAAAGCAATACGGGCATTTTCGCTGATACTTACCCGAAAAGCTGTATTGGTTAAGGCAGTTTTTTGCCCCTGAGCCCCTATCTGGTCGTTAATTAATAAAAGTCCTACTCCTACTTTCTGTTTGGCAATAGCTGCATCTACACTAATAGTTT
Proteins encoded in this region:
- a CDS encoding PorP/SprF family type IX secretion system membrane protein yields the protein MRKILLILIGWLASYGVWAQQNAQYTQYIFNGLGINPAYAGSKGLINVNGIYRTQWVGLEGAPTTQTISVDAAIAKQKVGVGLLLINDQIGAQGQKTALTNTAFRVSISENARIALGIAAGISEYYTDGTKLHPNDLNFDPSIPTTKVSTILPDTKAGLFFNTDRFYAGLSASNLIRFKNKFIVTPARHFYLTSGYIIPLNDWLTFKPSFLLKEDFKSPTNIDVNAFMLIGDRIWLGGSYRTGTKLFKNNYQELDVANAWALATEIYLTEKIKVGYAHDFTLTSLRDYAGHELSLGFYFFRKEEGRTQSIRYF